Proteins from a single region of Chloroherpeton thalassium ATCC 35110:
- a CDS encoding GNAT family N-acetyltransferase, whose amino-acid sequence MEVLISVSDSISEAEVIDIYKANKWSSADKQKELLAALNNSHTLVTARVDGKLVGLGNAISDGYLVVYYPHMLVHPDYQGKSIGRKMMEAMQAIYGDFHQQMLTADANAVKFYQALGFKRAGKTEPMWIYNGKEH is encoded by the coding sequence ATGGAAGTATTAATTAGTGTTAGTGACTCCATATCGGAAGCGGAGGTAATCGATATCTATAAGGCAAATAAATGGTCATCTGCTGACAAGCAGAAAGAATTATTGGCCGCACTAAATAATTCACATACTTTAGTAACCGCGCGAGTTGATGGTAAGCTTGTCGGTTTAGGGAACGCAATATCAGATGGCTACTTAGTTGTTTACTATCCACACATGTTAGTTCATCCAGATTATCAAGGAAAGAGCATAGGCCGAAAAATGATGGAGGCAATGCAAGCGATTTATGGCGACTTCCACCAACAGATGCTCACCGCTGATGCGAATGCAGTAAAGTTTTACCAAGCATTGGGTTTTAAGCGTGCAGGAAAAACTGAGCCAATGTGGATTTATAATGGCAAAGAGCATTAA
- a CDS encoding GmrSD restriction endonuclease domain-containing protein has product MAEKYNASNIAIEQILNFIKSEEIAIPEIQRPFVWKPKQVRDLIDSLYTGYPTGYLIISQSPNMKLKDGTLSEGKKIMIDGQQRVTALMTSIMGMEVINSDFEKKRIKISFNPLAVDEDEVFKVQDNAILKDKKWITDIADVFKSDFKRGSFVAKYCEFNPDMDSDKLHDILDALIGIKNRQIGVITLDKELTIDEVTEIFIRINSQGAKLNQSDFAMSKIAANVKYGGNELRKAIDYFSHLAVQPDWYNEMSKDKEFMESKFAPKIKWLKDDREEIFDPNYGDILRVAFMHKFNRGKMKDLVSLLGGRDFETRDYKEEIAEASFGKLTDGVMDFMNEFSFTNFILAIKSAGFITSRLTNSQMTLDFAYTLYLILNSSNQIDKTQIKHYVSKWYVLSTLTSRYITSPESVMDLDIRRIAEKGFIEYFKEIEEANLSDTFWQVGLVQDLETSAINSPFFNVFLAAQVHGSDNSLLMNGTKVRDLITIMGDIHHIFPKGYLQKNGITDKLKYNQIANYTYLDTQTNISIGDKAPNDYFKTVFDQCDSKEMKFGNISEPSLLKENLSINCIPENIVTMDATHYEDFLLERRKLMAKKIKDYYFSL; this is encoded by the coding sequence ATGGCAGAAAAATATAATGCTTCAAATATTGCAATCGAACAGATTTTGAATTTTATAAAATCAGAGGAAATTGCAATACCTGAAATTCAAAGACCTTTTGTTTGGAAACCAAAACAAGTTCGTGATTTGATTGATTCTCTCTATACAGGTTATCCAACTGGCTATTTGATAATTTCCCAAAGCCCAAACATGAAATTGAAAGATGGGACTTTATCGGAAGGAAAGAAAATAATGATTGATGGTCAACAACGAGTTACAGCACTTATGACTTCAATAATGGGAATGGAAGTTATAAACTCAGATTTTGAAAAGAAAAGAATTAAAATTTCTTTCAATCCATTAGCCGTTGATGAAGATGAAGTATTCAAAGTTCAGGACAATGCAATATTAAAGGATAAAAAATGGATTACAGATATTGCCGATGTTTTTAAATCGGATTTTAAACGTGGTAGTTTTGTTGCAAAATATTGTGAGTTTAATCCAGACATGGATTCTGACAAACTTCATGATATTTTAGACGCATTAATCGGAATAAAAAATCGCCAAATTGGAGTAATCACATTGGATAAGGAACTGACTATTGATGAAGTAACAGAAATATTTATCCGAATCAATAGTCAAGGAGCAAAACTAAATCAATCAGACTTTGCTATGTCAAAAATTGCAGCTAATGTAAAATATGGTGGCAATGAACTTCGCAAAGCAATAGATTATTTTTCTCATTTGGCAGTACAACCCGACTGGTATAATGAAATGTCAAAGGACAAGGAGTTCATGGAATCAAAATTTGCACCTAAGATTAAATGGCTAAAAGACGACAGAGAAGAAATCTTTGACCCAAATTACGGAGATATTCTGCGTGTTGCTTTTATGCACAAATTTAATCGTGGAAAAATGAAAGACTTGGTAAGTTTACTTGGCGGTCGTGACTTTGAAACACGAGATTATAAAGAAGAAATTGCAGAAGCTTCGTTTGGTAAACTAACAGACGGTGTAATGGACTTTATGAATGAGTTTTCATTTACAAACTTCATTCTTGCAATAAAATCAGCAGGATTTATCACAAGCCGTTTGACAAACTCACAAATGACCTTGGATTTTGCATACACACTTTATCTAATATTAAATTCAAGTAATCAAATCGACAAGACACAAATAAAACATTACGTTTCAAAATGGTACGTATTGTCAACCTTGACAAGTCGGTATATCACTTCGCCAGAATCGGTAATGGATTTGGATATTCGCAGGATTGCGGAAAAAGGATTTATTGAATATTTCAAAGAAATTGAAGAAGCGAACTTATCTGACACTTTTTGGCAAGTTGGATTAGTCCAGGACTTAGAAACTTCAGCGATTAATAGTCCATTTTTTAATGTGTTTTTAGCAGCACAAGTGCATGGCAGTGATAATTCACTCTTAATGAATGGTACAAAAGTCCGAGATTTAATAACAATTATGGGCGATATACACCATATTTTCCCGAAAGGATATTTACAGAAAAATGGAATAACCGATAAATTAAAATATAATCAGATTGCTAATTACACTTACCTTGACACTCAAACAAATATTTCAATCGGAGATAAAGCTCCAAATGACTATTTCAAAACCGTCTTTGACCAGTGTGATTCTAAGGAAATGAAATTTGGTAATATTTCAGAACCATCGTTATTAAAGGAAAACTTGAGTATAAATTGCATTCCTGAAAACATCGTGACTATGGACGCAACACATTATGAGGACTTTCTTTTAGAACGGCGAAAATTAATGGCAAAAAAGATTAAAGACTATTATTTTTCACTATGA
- a CDS encoding AraC family transcriptional regulator, which produces MAKEENQQPLYVTVRFEHPSAHQLIRLLPRLICVDAWQSPQMEWIQSTLHLMAFEAKAIRPGGETIITRLADILVIQTIRSWMAKDPLAKTGWLAALQDKQVGSAILLIQRDPVRRWTVESLANEVAMSRSAFAARFKKLVGESPMQYITRWRMNLAVRPKK; this is translated from the coding sequence ATGGCCAAGGAGGAGAACCAACAACCCTTATATGTAACGGTACGCTTTGAGCACCCATCCGCACACCAGCTGATCCGGCTACTACCAAGATTAATTTGCGTTGATGCGTGGCAATCACCGCAAATGGAATGGATTCAAAGCACCTTACATTTGATGGCTTTCGAAGCAAAAGCGATACGCCCCGGTGGAGAAACCATTATTACCCGTTTAGCGGATATCTTGGTGATTCAAACAATTCGCTCCTGGATGGCAAAAGATCCTCTGGCAAAAACAGGTTGGCTCGCAGCTTTGCAGGATAAACAAGTGGGTTCTGCTATCCTCCTTATACAGCGAGATCCTGTACGCCGTTGGACGGTTGAGTCATTGGCAAATGAGGTTGCCATGTCCCGTTCTGCGTTTGCTGCCCGTTTTAAGAAACTTGTGGGTGAGTCGCCCATGCAGTATATAACTCGATGGAGAATGAACCTTGCCGTACGCCCTAAAAAATGA
- a CDS encoding DODA-type extradiol aromatic ring-opening family dioxygenase, translated as MKNKTKTILFLSHGGGPLPLLGDESHSEMVKNLKILAEEIDKPSAIILISAHWEEEIPTITSAATPSLSYDYYGFPEESYQIQYPCPGEPLLANEVRRLLNKSGINTRLDEHRGFDHGLFVPLKIMYPNADIPCVQLSLLKSLNPAEHIRIGSALSEIKYEKLLIIGSGFSFHNMRAFFNTQTAETKAMNESFEQWLIDTCSNQEIGEAERTKRLENWENAPFGRYCHPREEHLLPLHICYGVAQSACKKYIELRILNKKSSFYLW; from the coding sequence ATGAAAAATAAGACGAAAACTATATTGTTTCTCTCTCATGGAGGAGGTCCTTTACCATTACTTGGCGACGAATCTCACTCTGAAATGGTTAAGAATCTGAAAATTTTAGCGGAAGAAATTGATAAGCCGTCGGCTATTATTTTGATAAGCGCTCACTGGGAAGAAGAAATTCCAACGATTACTTCTGCTGCAACCCCTTCACTTAGTTATGATTATTATGGATTTCCTGAAGAATCATATCAAATTCAATATCCTTGTCCTGGTGAACCGCTGTTAGCAAATGAGGTCAGAAGATTACTAAACAAATCTGGTATAAACACAAGGCTGGATGAGCATAGAGGGTTTGATCACGGACTTTTTGTCCCGCTCAAAATCATGTATCCAAACGCGGATATTCCCTGTGTTCAATTGTCTTTACTTAAAAGCCTTAATCCTGCCGAACATATTAGAATCGGCTCGGCACTATCGGAAATAAAATATGAAAAGCTGCTAATCATCGGATCAGGCTTCTCATTCCACAATATGAGGGCGTTTTTTAATACGCAAACCGCCGAGACGAAGGCAATGAATGAAAGTTTTGAACAATGGCTGATTGATACCTGTTCAAATCAGGAAATTGGAGAAGCGGAAAGAACCAAGCGGTTGGAAAATTGGGAGAATGCCCCATTTGGGCGATACTGTCATCCAAGAGAAGAACATTTGTTGCCGCTGCATATCTGTTACGGCGTTGCTCAATCGGCATGTAAAAAATATATAGAATTAAGAATTCTTAACAAGAAATCAAGCTTTTACCTCTGGTAA
- a CDS encoding DUF4258 domain-containing protein, which translates to MKQKLLIDAIEKNNIEWSTHALQRMLQRGISRAAVKNCICEGELIENYPDDTPFPSALFFGKWQNQPLHTVIAYDASNHKVFLITAYRPDEKHFQADFKTRKK; encoded by the coding sequence ATGAAACAAAAGCTATTGATTGATGCAATTGAGAAGAACAATATAGAATGGTCAACCCATGCATTGCAAAGGATGTTACAACGTGGTATCAGTAGAGCTGCTGTTAAGAATTGCATTTGCGAAGGAGAACTAATAGAAAATTATCCTGATGACACGCCTTTTCCAAGCGCATTATTTTTCGGAAAATGGCAGAATCAACCATTACATACTGTTATTGCGTATGATGCCTCCAATCATAAAGTTTTTCTTATCACAGCCTATCGGCCTGACGAAAAACATTTTCAAGCAGATTTCAAAACGAGGAAGAAATGA
- a CDS encoding type II toxin-antitoxin system MqsA family antitoxin: MKKFTGDKCPLCGGSKEQGFTTFTVDMQDTLVVIRNVPATICSLCGNEWLSDEVAMSIERIVEEAKNKQHDVEVTQFRKVA; encoded by the coding sequence ATGAAGAAATTCACTGGAGACAAATGTCCTCTTTGTGGGGGCAGCAAAGAACAAGGATTTACAACCTTTACGGTAGATATGCAAGATACTTTGGTCGTCATCAGAAATGTACCGGCAACAATTTGTTCATTATGTGGTAATGAATGGCTATCTGACGAAGTGGCTATGAGCATCGAGCGCATTGTAGAAGAAGCAAAAAATAAACAACATGATGTTGAAGTGACACAATTCAGGAAAGTGGCGTAA
- a CDS encoding GTPase family protein, protein MKANKSSYTSLFSTLEKHGLIIAPEYKTKIEERLNQVRNYEPKVGVFGKTGVGKSSLCNALFGQDICEISDIKACTRKPQEILLSIGGRGLKLLDVPGVGESSERDKEYEELYEKLLPELDLIFWVFKADDRAGSSDERFYKRLIRPYVDAGKPFLAVINQVDKIEPFREWNEEERRPGAKQSANIDEKRKHIAGFFDLPLNKVLPISANEKYNLDKLVDSIIHALPKEQKFIMLEKIHKAEEENYVKLKAEAEKAQAEAEKAKDEAKRAKIKAEEEQARFRYEKMKAEAEKVRAEAERAKIETIISQFARREAEASWLEIAAEVVSETLGAALETGKAALEAGKSALEAGFNAVKNNKWMPWNW, encoded by the coding sequence ATGAAAGCAAATAAAAGTTCTTACACATCATTGTTTAGTACGCTTGAAAAACATGGTTTGATAATTGCTCCTGAATACAAAACAAAAATTGAGGAACGCCTCAACCAAGTAAGAAATTACGAACCTAAAGTCGGAGTTTTTGGAAAAACTGGCGTAGGAAAGTCTAGTTTATGTAATGCATTATTTGGACAAGATATCTGTGAGATTAGTGACATCAAAGCATGTACTAGGAAACCACAAGAAATTTTATTGTCGATTGGTGGTAGAGGATTAAAGTTGCTTGATGTTCCTGGCGTGGGTGAAAGTAGTGAGCGCGATAAAGAATATGAAGAACTTTATGAAAAGTTACTTCCAGAACTTGATCTTATTTTTTGGGTTTTTAAAGCAGATGACCGAGCCGGGTCTTCTGATGAGAGATTTTATAAAAGATTAATTCGTCCTTATGTTGATGCCGGCAAACCATTTTTGGCGGTTATCAATCAAGTGGATAAAATCGAACCATTTAGAGAGTGGAATGAAGAGGAGAGAAGACCTGGTGCGAAACAATCCGCAAATATAGATGAAAAAAGGAAACATATTGCAGGCTTTTTTGATCTTCCGCTGAATAAAGTTCTGCCTATCTCAGCAAATGAAAAATATAATTTAGATAAGTTGGTCGACTCTATCATCCATGCATTACCAAAGGAACAAAAATTCATCATGCTGGAAAAGATACATAAGGCAGAAGAAGAAAATTATGTAAAACTCAAGGCTGAAGCGGAAAAAGCACAGGCTGAGGCAGAAAAAGCAAAAGACGAAGCAAAAAGAGCTAAAATAAAAGCTGAGGAGGAGCAAGCCAGATTTAGATACGAAAAAATGAAAGCCGAAGCAGAAAAAGTACGAGCTGAAGCAGAAAGAGCTAAGATAGAAACTATAATATCTCAATTCGCAAGAAGAGAGGCAGAAGCAAGTTGGTTAGAAATTGCTGCAGAAGTTGTTTCTGAAACGCTAGGTGCCGCCTTGGAAACAGGAAAAGCCGCCTTGGAAGCAGGAAAATCCGCCTTGGAAGCAGGATTTAATGCAGTTAAAAATAATAAATGGATGCCTTGGAATTGGTAA
- a CDS encoding GTPase family protein, producing the protein MKWKDTHNGYISYHAQVAFFGKTGYGKSTTVNSFFGNSILKTSDIAACTRECQSLDFELSPNCYLSLADFPGIGESEYRDHEYLEMYSNFLSTSTVIVYVIRADTRDYSIDESAYKKVFSTHAHSKKAILALNYCDKVEPISRQYLAHPNSEQLKNIDKKIDVVNKIFSPINAIIPYSAETSWNMNTLAKAIVDIVSDSEHIEIV; encoded by the coding sequence TTGAAATGGAAAGATACACACAATGGCTATATATCATATCATGCTCAAGTAGCTTTCTTTGGAAAAACAGGTTATGGAAAATCAACAACTGTAAACTCATTTTTTGGCAATTCAATTTTAAAAACAAGCGATATTGCAGCGTGTACAAGAGAATGTCAAAGTTTGGATTTTGAGCTATCGCCAAACTGCTACTTATCCTTGGCTGATTTTCCTGGTATTGGAGAAAGTGAGTACAGAGATCATGAGTATCTCGAAATGTATAGTAACTTTCTGTCAACCTCTACTGTAATTGTATATGTAATACGAGCTGACACGAGAGACTATTCTATCGATGAATCAGCTTATAAAAAGGTATTTTCAACTCACGCGCATAGTAAAAAAGCTATTTTGGCATTAAATTATTGTGATAAAGTAGAGCCGATAAGTAGGCAATATTTAGCGCATCCAAACTCAGAACAATTAAAAAACATCGACAAAAAAATTGATGTGGTAAATAAAATATTTAGCCCAATAAATGCAATCATACCATATAGCGCAGAGACTAGTTGGAATATGAATACTCTTGCTAAAGCGATTGTTGATATTGTATCTGATAGTGAGCATATTGAAATAGTTTAA
- a CDS encoding AbrB/MazE/SpoVT family DNA-binding domain-containing protein codes for MALATITSKGQVTIPKKIRDSLKLRTGDKIEIVITDKMEAVIRPISKTVDELFCKLHKPEQKAFSVEEINNAIQNRMKSKYK; via the coding sequence ATGGCTTTAGCAACGATTACATCAAAAGGACAAGTAACAATCCCTAAAAAAATAAGAGATTCTCTTAAGTTGCGCACAGGGGACAAAATAGAAATTGTTATTACAGATAAAATGGAAGCCGTCATTAGGCCAATTTCAAAAACAGTGGATGAACTTTTTTGTAAATTACATAAACCTGAACAAAAAGCCTTTTCTGTAGAAGAAATAAACAATGCCATCCAGAACCGGATGAAGAGTAAATATAAATGA
- a CDS encoding PIN domain-containing protein codes for MKGIDTNILVRFLVGDDSNQAQVVYNLFKETELNKTELFVSLLVVLELLWVLESVYQIERNNIIDSLADLILMPILKFENIEAIQKFIIAAKNSKYDLSDLLIVHASNSHGCESVFTFDKKASKYSLFELIK; via the coding sequence ATGAAAGGGATTGATACAAACATTCTTGTTCGATTTCTTGTTGGCGATGACTCTAATCAAGCCCAAGTTGTTTATAACCTCTTCAAAGAAACCGAATTAAATAAAACCGAATTATTTGTTTCATTGCTGGTCGTTTTAGAGCTTCTATGGGTTTTAGAATCTGTGTATCAAATCGAAAGAAACAACATAATAGATTCACTGGCAGATTTAATCCTTATGCCAATTTTAAAATTTGAAAACATAGAAGCTATTCAGAAATTTATCATTGCAGCCAAAAACAGCAAATATGATTTATCTGATTTGCTGATAGTTCATGCTTCTAATTCTCATGGTTGTGAATCGGTTTTTACTTTTGACAAAAAGGCATCCAAGTACAGCCTGTTTGAACTGATAAAATGA
- a CDS encoding (2Fe-2S) ferredoxin domain-containing protein has protein sequence MQKPKHHLLICASFRAGGTPQGICYKKESLQLMQYLEDELSDRGMTDVMISTTGCLNVCERGPIIVVYPEGYWYGQIENEEMIDEILDALEEGQAKEEYLLS, from the coding sequence ATGCAAAAGCCGAAACATCATCTTTTAATTTGCGCGAGCTTTCGCGCCGGCGGCACGCCGCAAGGGATTTGCTATAAAAAAGAATCGTTGCAGCTCATGCAATATTTGGAAGACGAACTCAGCGATCGCGGCATGACCGACGTGATGATTTCCACGACCGGCTGCCTGAATGTTTGCGAGCGCGGCCCGATTATCGTCGTCTATCCCGAAGGCTATTGGTACGGCCAAATCGAGAACGAAGAAATGATCGACGAAATCTTGGACGCCCTCGAAGAAGGCCAAGCGAAAGAAGAATATCTTTTGAGTTGA
- a CDS encoding radical SAM protein, producing MKLPLEKHPCFNDNSRHQFGRIHLPVAPKCNIQCNFCNRKFDCLNENRPGVTSKVLSPEQAVHYLGNALEISPNIAVVGIAGPGDPFANPDETMKTLRLVREKYPEMLLCVATNGLNVLPYIDELAELQVSHVTITINAVSPKVGAEVYAWVRHQKRVLRDEQAAETLLENQLAALKKLKEKGITAKVNTIIIPGINDHHVLEVAKTVSELGADILNTLPYYQNEGTVFENIPEPHPELVKHIQEEAAKFLPQMKHCARCRADAVGVIGEENSRQMMVKLEEAAKMSVNLDENRKYVAVASMEGVLINQHLGEADRFLIYDMKADGSSCKLIGSRPAPPPGGGNKRWDAVGEVLFDCKALLVSSAGDTPKNALGAKGMQVLVMEGVIDEAVTGFFKGKDLRHLMRTTKMRGTGCSGGAGVGCG from the coding sequence ATGAAATTACCATTAGAGAAACATCCTTGCTTCAACGATAACTCAAGGCACCAGTTTGGGAGAATTCACTTGCCGGTTGCGCCGAAGTGCAACATTCAATGCAATTTCTGCAATCGCAAGTTTGATTGTTTGAATGAAAACAGACCGGGCGTCACAAGCAAAGTGCTTTCGCCGGAGCAAGCCGTGCATTACTTGGGCAATGCGTTGGAAATTTCGCCGAACATCGCAGTTGTGGGCATCGCCGGCCCGGGCGACCCGTTCGCCAACCCGGACGAAACCATGAAAACCCTTCGTCTCGTTCGGGAAAAATATCCCGAAATGCTCCTTTGCGTGGCGACAAACGGCCTGAATGTCTTGCCGTATATCGATGAGCTGGCCGAGTTGCAAGTCAGCCATGTGACGATAACCATCAACGCCGTTTCGCCAAAAGTCGGCGCGGAAGTTTATGCGTGGGTGCGCCATCAGAAGCGCGTTTTGCGCGACGAGCAGGCCGCCGAAACGCTGCTCGAAAATCAACTTGCGGCGCTCAAAAAGCTCAAAGAAAAGGGCATCACGGCGAAAGTAAACACGATTATCATTCCGGGCATCAACGACCACCATGTGTTGGAAGTTGCCAAAACGGTCTCGGAACTCGGCGCAGACATTTTGAACACGCTGCCTTACTACCAAAATGAAGGAACGGTTTTTGAAAACATTCCCGAGCCGCACCCGGAGCTGGTCAAACATATTCAGGAAGAAGCGGCGAAATTTTTGCCCCAGATGAAACACTGTGCGCGTTGCCGTGCGGACGCGGTCGGCGTTATCGGAGAAGAAAACTCACGTCAAATGATGGTCAAATTGGAGGAAGCTGCAAAAATGTCGGTCAATTTAGATGAAAATCGGAAATATGTTGCGGTCGCCAGCATGGAAGGCGTGTTAATCAATCAGCATTTGGGCGAGGCCGACCGCTTTTTGATTTACGACATGAAAGCGGACGGTAGTTCGTGCAAGCTCATCGGCTCTCGTCCCGCTCCGCCTCCGGGCGGCGGAAACAAACGCTGGGATGCCGTAGGTGAAGTGCTGTTCGACTGCAAAGCCTTGCTCGTCAGCAGCGCGGGCGACACGCCGAAAAACGCGCTCGGCGCAAAGGGCATGCAAGTCTTGGTCATGGAAGGCGTCATCGACGAAGCGGTGACCGGATTTTTCAAAGGAAAAGATTTACGGCATTTAATGCGTACCACCAAAATGCGTGGCACGGGCTGCTCCGGCGGCGCAGGCGTAGGCTGCGGATAA
- a CDS encoding nitrogenase component 1: MSTAKTATQNACKLCNPLGACLVFRGIEKCVPFLHGSQGCATYIRRYLISHYKEPVDIASSNFSEDTAVFGGSQNLKIGLKNVTKQYKPAVIGLATTCLSETIGDDVPMILREYVNEFKNGSPMPIMIHASTPSYQGSHIDGFHAAVRASVQTLAERGIANEHVNIFPNMVSPADMRYLKEIFKEFGLPFVMLPDYSQTLDGGPWGEYHRIPPGGTPVSEIVKTGFAKASIEFGATLENDKGAAGFLEEKLGVPRRKLGLPIGIKESDRFFALLEELSGKSLPEKYEDERRRLVDAYADGHKYVFEKRAIVYGEEDFVVSIAQFLREIGVIPVVCASGGKSGFLKKRIKEAIPDYEEMEIFVRDGIDFMDISDEAARLSPDFLIGSSKGYSISRKLNIPLVRIGFPIHDRFGGQRLHHIGYKGTQELFDRIANTIIEYRQSTSPVGYTYM, from the coding sequence ATGAGCACGGCAAAGACAGCCACACAAAATGCGTGCAAACTCTGCAATCCATTGGGCGCATGTTTGGTGTTTAGAGGAATAGAAAAGTGCGTGCCGTTTTTGCACGGCTCGCAAGGTTGCGCCACCTACATTCGGCGCTATTTAATCAGCCATTATAAAGAACCTGTGGATATTGCGTCTTCAAACTTCAGCGAAGACACGGCGGTTTTCGGCGGCAGCCAAAACCTGAAAATCGGCTTGAAAAACGTCACCAAGCAATATAAACCGGCGGTCATCGGTTTGGCGACGACTTGCCTAAGCGAAACGATTGGCGACGATGTTCCTATGATTTTGCGCGAGTATGTCAATGAATTTAAAAACGGCAGCCCCATGCCGATTATGATTCACGCCTCGACGCCGAGCTATCAAGGCTCGCACATCGACGGATTTCATGCGGCGGTTCGCGCCAGCGTGCAAACGCTCGCCGAGCGCGGCATTGCGAACGAGCATGTCAATATTTTTCCGAACATGGTCTCGCCCGCCGATATGCGTTACTTAAAAGAAATTTTCAAAGAATTCGGCCTGCCGTTCGTCATGCTGCCCGATTATTCGCAAACGCTCGACGGCGGCCCTTGGGGCGAATATCACAGAATTCCGCCGGGCGGCACACCGGTTTCCGAAATCGTAAAAACCGGTTTTGCCAAAGCCAGCATCGAATTCGGCGCAACGCTTGAAAATGACAAAGGCGCTGCCGGTTTCCTCGAGGAAAAATTAGGCGTCCCGCGCCGCAAGCTCGGCTTGCCGATTGGGATTAAAGAAAGCGACCGCTTTTTTGCCCTGCTTGAAGAACTTTCGGGAAAATCGCTGCCGGAAAAATACGAGGACGAGCGTCGCCGCTTGGTCGATGCGTATGCCGACGGCCACAAATATGTGTTTGAAAAACGCGCGATTGTTTATGGCGAAGAAGATTTTGTGGTGTCCATCGCCCAATTTTTGCGCGAAATCGGCGTGATTCCGGTGGTTTGCGCATCCGGCGGCAAGAGCGGCTTTTTGAAAAAGCGCATCAAGGAAGCGATTCCCGACTATGAAGAAATGGAAATTTTTGTGCGCGACGGCATCGACTTCATGGACATTTCCGACGAAGCCGCCCGCCTCAGCCCGGACTTTTTAATCGGTAGCAGCAAAGGCTACTCCATTTCGCGCAAATTGAACATTCCGCTGGTGCGCATCGGCTTCCCGATTCACGACCGTTTCGGCGGCCAACGCTTGCACCACATCGGATATAAAGGAACTCAGGAACTCTTCGACCGGATTGCCAACACGATTATTGAGTATCGCCAAAGCACTTCGCCGGTCGGTTATACCTATATGTAG